In a single window of the Pseudomonas sp. B21-015 genome:
- a CDS encoding DUF4123 domain-containing protein, giving the protein MIAAQAPDSTPQWLLLDIPGVPGAGVMLRQQFAHARWFWLFESTEFHPLRERGPALVDLRECPALAELYSSEPHIWSGLLLVSEAPPSQLLEHLRRMLTVTFGLHHRALLSYYNPQAASYFFDACDALELSRWLGPIDQLRWFGGTWADRAIGCPGWQQLLNPRLAVRPLAIEENLSLRQRDSLQTCLLEQHAWRWSRSTGTDYNSLWAHLQEGLALGFSERPVLDGWLWLRLQHPDAMPQLPLPGITQQERLDSLRNLWQNDQP; this is encoded by the coding sequence ATGATCGCCGCTCAGGCGCCCGACTCGACCCCGCAATGGCTGTTGCTCGATATACCGGGCGTGCCTGGGGCCGGTGTGATGCTGCGGCAACAGTTCGCTCATGCCCGATGGTTCTGGCTGTTCGAAAGCACCGAGTTTCACCCGTTGCGTGAGCGCGGGCCGGCGTTGGTCGACCTTCGCGAGTGCCCGGCACTCGCCGAGCTGTACTCAAGTGAGCCGCACATCTGGAGTGGGTTGCTGCTGGTCAGTGAAGCACCGCCATCGCAGTTGCTGGAGCATTTGCGACGCATGCTCACAGTCACCTTCGGTCTGCATCACCGGGCCTTGCTGAGCTACTACAACCCTCAAGCGGCAAGTTACTTTTTTGATGCCTGCGACGCGCTGGAGCTGAGTCGCTGGCTCGGTCCGATCGACCAGTTGCGCTGGTTCGGAGGCACCTGGGCCGATCGAGCCATTGGCTGTCCGGGCTGGCAGCAGTTGCTCAATCCGCGGCTTGCCGTCAGGCCGCTGGCCATCGAAGAAAACCTCAGCCTGCGTCAGCGAGACTCCTTGCAAACCTGCCTGCTGGAGCAACATGCCTGGCGCTGGAGCCGATCCACCGGGACTGACTACAACAGCTTGTGGGCCCATCTGCAGGAAGGGCTGGCGCTGGGTTTCAGCGAACGCCCGGTGCTCGATGGCTGGTTATGGCTACGCTTGCAGCACCCCGATGCTATGCCCCAGCTACCGTTGCCGGGAATCACTCAGCAGGAACGTCTCGATAGCCTGCGCAACCTGTGGCAGAACGATCAACCCTGA
- a CDS encoding contractile injection system protein, VgrG/Pvc8 family has protein sequence MFDPVNEPSFRLDIAGLPDSFEVLAFTGSEAISEPFVFDVDLLNDDPTLDLASLLYRSAFLHFGPPGEGIHGQLLGLAQPGHGDEPRLCRVHLGPRLACLAQRFNQRIFSNRSVPQILAQVLKEHGIAGKDRRFELSGDYPPRDFCTQYRESDLQFLQRLCAQERLHYYFEHRVHGHCLVFGDGLGPFHRGEESVFEGESERPGGHPFKLHGCGQIAEGQTNLATLRSGQLMPLSGHPCADLNRLWLLTHVGHQGGQEPGGSYSNQLRAIAQEVPFVAAYAGVKPRMHSLQRAWVVNVSEPRPDPSRPVAVQFDWLYQGEGAAPSHCWLPLAPELESAGAMPLSEGTQVLVSFIEGDPDQPLISGFLPRPPSSAEPALPDLLSASTTEASRAVDGLLGLLQSSEPLVLLCLLPGGGSFSHCAQSFCTCRAAAQLGQSGAA, from the coding sequence ATGTTCGATCCAGTCAACGAGCCGTCATTTCGTCTGGATATAGCGGGTCTGCCCGACTCCTTTGAGGTCTTGGCCTTTACCGGTAGTGAAGCCATCAGCGAGCCTTTTGTGTTCGACGTGGATCTGCTGAACGATGACCCGACGCTGGACCTTGCTAGCCTGCTGTACCGTTCGGCCTTTTTGCACTTCGGGCCGCCGGGGGAGGGTATTCACGGGCAGTTGCTTGGCCTCGCTCAACCCGGCCATGGCGACGAACCCAGGCTTTGCCGTGTGCATCTGGGACCCAGGCTGGCGTGTCTGGCCCAGCGCTTCAATCAGCGAATCTTCAGCAATCGCTCGGTGCCGCAGATTCTCGCTCAGGTGCTCAAGGAGCACGGCATTGCCGGCAAGGATCGTCGCTTCGAGTTGAGCGGCGATTACCCACCCCGTGATTTCTGCACGCAGTACCGGGAATCGGACCTGCAATTTCTCCAGCGTCTGTGCGCCCAGGAACGGCTTCATTACTATTTCGAGCACCGCGTGCACGGGCACTGCCTGGTTTTCGGTGATGGCCTGGGGCCGTTTCACCGTGGCGAAGAGAGCGTCTTCGAGGGTGAGAGCGAACGGCCGGGGGGGCACCCGTTCAAGCTTCACGGCTGCGGGCAGATTGCTGAAGGCCAGACGAACCTGGCGACGCTGCGCAGCGGTCAGCTGATGCCGTTGTCCGGCCATCCTTGCGCGGACTTGAATCGTCTCTGGCTGTTGACCCATGTCGGGCATCAGGGAGGACAGGAACCGGGGGGGTCTTATAGCAATCAGTTGCGCGCCATTGCGCAGGAAGTGCCTTTCGTGGCGGCTTATGCGGGTGTGAAACCCAGAATGCACAGCTTGCAGCGGGCGTGGGTAGTCAACGTCAGTGAGCCTCGCCCCGATCCATCCAGGCCGGTTGCCGTGCAGTTTGACTGGCTTTATCAGGGCGAAGGCGCAGCCCCCAGCCACTGCTGGTTGCCGTTGGCTCCCGAGCTGGAAAGCGCAGGAGCCATGCCGTTGAGTGAAGGCACGCAGGTGCTGGTGAGTTTTATCGAAGGCGATCCGGATCAACCCTTGATCAGCGGATTTCTTCCCCGACCACCGTCCAGCGCAGAGCCAGCCCTACCCGACCTGCTATCCGCCTCGACGACTGAAGCCAGCCGCGCGGTCGATGGTTTATTGGGTTTACTGCAATCGAGCGAACCTTTGGTGCTTCTGTGCCTGCTGCCGGGCGGGGGCAGTTTCAGTCATTGCGCGCAATCCTTTTGCACGTGCCGGGCAGCGGCGCAGCTCGGCCAGAGCGGTGCGGCATGA
- the speA gene encoding arginine decarboxylase produces MSVRRTRKDDGSQWTVADSRSVYGIRHWGAGYFAINDAGRVEVRPNGPTSSPIDLFEQVDQLRKSGLSLPLLVRFPDILQDRVRQLTGAFDANIERLEYQSKYTALYPIKVNQQEAVIENIIATQNVSIGLEAGSKPELLAVLALAPKGGTIVCNGYKDREFIRLALMGQKLGHNVFIVIEKESEVGLVIEEAAALKVKPQVGLRVRLSSLASSKWADTGGEKSKFGLSAAQLLSVVDRFRAAGLDQGIRLLHFHMGSQIANLADYQHGFKEAIRYYGELRNLGLPVDHIDVGGGLGVDYDGTHSRNASSINYDMDDYAGVVVGMLKEFCDAQSLPHPNIFSESGRSLTAHHAMLVVQVTDVEKHNDDVPKIDNKEELPETVQWLVDLLGPTDIEMVTETYWRATHYMSDVATQYADGKLTLAQKALAEQCYFAVCRRLHNSLKARQRSHRQVLDELNDKLADKYICNFSVFQSLPDTWAIGQVLPILPLHRLDEEPLRRAVLQDLTCDSDGKIKQYVDEQSIETSLPVHGLNEGEDYLLGIFLVGAYQEILGDMHNLFGDTDSVNIYQNADGSVYHAGIETHDTIEDMLRYVHLSPEELMTHYRDKCASARISAAERTQFLDALRLGLTRSSYLSS; encoded by the coding sequence ATGTCCGTAAGACGCACACGCAAAGACGATGGCAGCCAATGGACAGTTGCGGACAGCCGCAGTGTTTATGGGATTCGCCATTGGGGGGCCGGGTATTTCGCGATCAATGACGCCGGTCGCGTCGAAGTTCGTCCGAACGGCCCGACCAGTTCGCCTATCGACCTGTTCGAGCAAGTCGACCAACTGCGCAAAAGCGGTTTGTCCTTGCCGTTGCTGGTGCGCTTCCCCGACATTCTGCAAGACCGCGTGCGTCAGCTGACCGGTGCGTTCGACGCCAACATCGAGCGTCTGGAATACCAGAGCAAGTACACCGCGCTGTACCCGATCAAGGTCAACCAGCAGGAAGCGGTGATCGAAAACATCATCGCCACCCAGAACGTATCGATCGGTCTGGAAGCTGGCTCCAAGCCTGAGCTGTTGGCGGTACTGGCGCTGGCGCCGAAGGGCGGCACCATCGTCTGCAACGGTTACAAGGACCGCGAGTTCATCCGTCTGGCGTTGATGGGCCAGAAGCTCGGTCACAACGTGTTCATCGTCATCGAGAAAGAATCCGAAGTCGGTCTGGTGATCGAAGAAGCGGCGGCGCTCAAGGTCAAGCCGCAGGTCGGCCTGCGCGTGCGTCTGTCGTCCCTGGCGTCGAGCAAGTGGGCAGACACCGGTGGCGAAAAATCCAAGTTCGGCCTGTCGGCGGCGCAGCTGCTGTCGGTGGTCGATCGTTTCCGCGCTGCGGGTCTGGACCAGGGCATTCGCCTGCTGCACTTTCACATGGGTTCGCAGATCGCCAACCTGGCGGACTACCAGCACGGTTTCAAGGAAGCGATCCGTTACTATGGCGAGCTACGCAACCTCGGCCTGCCGGTGGACCACATCGACGTCGGTGGCGGCCTGGGTGTCGACTACGACGGTACTCACTCGCGTAACGCCAGTTCGATCAACTACGACATGGACGATTACGCCGGTGTCGTGGTCGGGATGCTCAAGGAATTCTGCGACGCGCAGAGCCTGCCGCACCCGAACATCTTCTCTGAAAGCGGCCGCTCCCTGACCGCCCACCACGCCATGCTGGTGGTGCAGGTGACCGACGTCGAGAAACACAACGACGACGTGCCGAAGATCGATAACAAGGAAGAGCTGCCGGAAACCGTGCAGTGGCTGGTTGACCTGCTCGGTCCGACCGACATTGAAATGGTTACCGAGACCTACTGGCGCGCCACGCACTACATGAGCGACGTGGCCACTCAATACGCCGATGGCAAGCTGACCCTGGCGCAAAAAGCCCTGGCCGAGCAATGCTACTTCGCCGTGTGCCGTCGTCTACACAACTCCTTGAAGGCCCGTCAGCGTTCCCACCGTCAGGTGCTCGACGAACTCAACGACAAGCTGGCCGACAAGTACATCTGCAACTTCTCGGTATTCCAGAGCCTGCCGGATACCTGGGCCATCGGCCAGGTCCTGCCGATCCTGCCGCTGCACCGTCTCGACGAAGAGCCGCTGCGCCGTGCGGTGCTGCAAGACCTGACCTGCGACTCCGACGGCAAGATCAAGCAATACGTCGACGAGCAGAGCATCGAGACCAGCTTGCCGGTGCATGGTCTGAACGAAGGCGAAGACTATCTGCTGGGGATCTTCCTGGTGGGTGCCTACCAGGAAATTCTCGGCGACATGCACAACCTGTTCGGTGACACCGACTCGGTGAACATCTACCAGAACGCCGACGGCAGTGTGTACCACGCCGGTATCGAAACCCACGACACCATCGAAGACATGCTGCGTTACGTGCACTTGTCGCCGGAAGAGCTGATGACCCACTACCGCGACAAGTGCGCCAGTGCCCGCATCAGCGCCGCCGAGCGCACCCAGTTCCTCGATGCCTTGCGTCTGGGCCTGACCCGTTCGTCTTACCTGTCTTCTTGA
- a CDS encoding translation initiation factor Sui1 yields MAKKAASFAALGGLVFSTDAGRHCPDCRQPVDACICKQTVIPAGDGIARVRRESKGRGGKTVTTITGVPLAEDALKELATTLKKRCGTGGALKDGIIEIQGDHVELLLAELIKHGFKAKKSGG; encoded by the coding sequence GTGGCCAAAAAAGCCGCATCCTTCGCCGCCCTTGGTGGCCTGGTATTTTCCACCGACGCAGGTCGTCATTGCCCCGATTGCCGTCAACCGGTGGATGCCTGCATCTGCAAACAAACCGTCATCCCGGCCGGCGACGGCATCGCTCGCGTGCGTCGCGAAAGCAAGGGCCGTGGCGGCAAGACGGTGACTACCATCACCGGCGTGCCGTTGGCCGAAGACGCACTCAAGGAACTGGCCACCACGTTGAAGAAACGTTGCGGGACCGGTGGGGCGTTGAAAGACGGGATCATCGAAATCCAGGGCGATCATGTCGAGCTACTCTTGGCTGAGCTGATCAAACACGGTTTCAAGGCGAAGAAGTCCGGCGGCTAG
- a CDS encoding NUDIX hydrolase has product MVDNSVDSMREAAHRAASDAEQIAWVDEQDNLLGALVRSDLRERGLIGRGTYIMLFNSAGELCVHRRTLSKAIYPGYWDVAAGGMVLATETYAESAARELEEELGVSGVELSAHDHFFFEDTGNRLWCSAFSAVWDGPLILQPEEVLEARFIPIDQVLLEITQKPYCPDSLAALKRYLRAQGENVAKEL; this is encoded by the coding sequence ATGGTCGATAACTCCGTCGATAGCATGCGGGAGGCCGCCCACCGTGCGGCCTCGGATGCCGAGCAGATCGCCTGGGTCGACGAGCAGGACAACCTGCTCGGCGCACTGGTCCGCTCCGACCTGCGTGAACGAGGGCTGATCGGGCGCGGCACCTACATCATGCTGTTCAATTCTGCCGGTGAGCTGTGCGTGCACCGGCGTACCCTGAGCAAAGCGATATATCCCGGTTATTGGGACGTGGCGGCCGGCGGCATGGTGCTGGCTACCGAGACCTACGCCGAATCGGCGGCCCGTGAGCTGGAAGAAGAGCTGGGTGTGAGCGGTGTGGAACTGAGCGCCCATGATCACTTTTTCTTCGAGGACACCGGCAACCGGCTCTGGTGTTCGGCGTTTTCGGCGGTGTGGGATGGCCCGTTGATCCTGCAGCCGGAAGAAGTGCTTGAAGCGCGCTTCATCCCGATCGATCAGGTTCTGCTGGAAATCACGCAGAAGCCTTATTGCCCGGACTCTCTGGCGGCCTTGAAGCGCTATCTTCGTGCCCAAGGGGAGAACGTCGCAAAAGAGCTGTAA
- a CDS encoding DUF2333 family protein → MLDWKNRTGSAPERAAEPKSATRSYLGGLLFSRALATLTGLYLLVAIALGWYWSQEPALFPVQQNAQMAAEKEGKQMVVGYTTVETLKTVAGTLLTKPGGYISNDRFPPGLWMDNMPSWEYGVLVQVRDLSRALRKDFARSQSQSAEDADLAKAEPRFNFDNKSWVLPSSESEYQEGINSLSRYQARLSGADQKSALFYARADNLNNWLGDVGTRLGSLSQRLSASVGRVKLNTALKTEVPALGQVPQVDEEVVETPWMQIDNVFYEARGQAWALSHLLRAIEVDFADVLAKKNATVSVRQIIRELEASQEPVWSPMILNGSGFGVLANHSLVMANYISRANAAVIDLRQLLNQG, encoded by the coding sequence ATGCTGGACTGGAAGAACCGCACGGGCAGCGCGCCTGAACGTGCCGCTGAACCGAAATCGGCCACCCGCAGTTATTTGGGCGGCCTGTTGTTCAGCCGGGCGCTGGCCACTCTGACTGGCCTTTACCTGCTGGTGGCTATCGCGCTGGGCTGGTACTGGAGCCAGGAGCCCGCATTGTTCCCGGTTCAGCAGAATGCCCAGATGGCGGCCGAAAAAGAAGGCAAGCAGATGGTCGTGGGTTACACCACGGTGGAAACCCTCAAGACGGTTGCCGGTACCCTGCTGACCAAACCGGGTGGCTATATTTCCAACGACCGCTTTCCGCCGGGCCTGTGGATGGACAACATGCCGAGCTGGGAATATGGCGTGCTGGTCCAGGTTCGCGACCTGAGTCGTGCGTTGCGCAAAGACTTCGCCCGTTCCCAGTCGCAGTCCGCCGAAGACGCCGACCTGGCCAAGGCCGAGCCGCGTTTCAACTTCGACAACAAGAGCTGGGTGCTGCCGTCCAGTGAGTCCGAGTATCAGGAAGGCATCAATTCCCTGAGCCGCTATCAGGCACGTCTGTCGGGGGCTGACCAGAAAAGCGCGCTGTTCTATGCCCGCGCCGACAACCTGAACAACTGGCTGGGTGATGTGGGAACCCGTTTGGGTTCGCTGTCGCAACGGCTGTCGGCCAGCGTAGGCCGGGTCAAGCTCAACACCGCGCTGAAAACCGAAGTCCCGGCGCTCGGTCAAGTGCCGCAGGTTGATGAAGAAGTCGTCGAAACCCCGTGGATGCAGATCGATAACGTGTTCTACGAGGCCCGCGGTCAGGCCTGGGCCTTGTCCCACCTGCTGCGCGCCATCGAAGTCGACTTCGCCGATGTGTTGGCGAAGAAAAACGCCACGGTCAGCGTGCGCCAGATCATCCGTGAGCTGGAGGCCTCGCAAGAGCCGGTCTGGAGCCCGATGATCCTCAACGGCAGCGGCTTCGGCGTGCTGGCCAACCACTCGCTGGTCATGGCCAATTACATCTCCCGGGCCAACGCCGCGGTGATCGATTTGCGTCAGTTGCTCAATCAGGGCTGA
- the gcbA gene encoding diguanylate cyclase GcbA, protein MTEPEDPSRERLKHHFAQRVIHQARQILEIWQRLQRNEWSTTDLSELSEANLRLLRFAERFEQPEHTQLARHIGQSLEAVDANRGRLSSGLITDLNRLMQRLSRTGLRHGDQFEQTFLPPLRKPIYVMLQDHDRAERLAKQLEFFGLSAQSLDSVAAFRASMVERLPAAIVMDVDFSGAGIGLKLAAEAQIGLDEPLPLLFFSLHETDTPTRLAAVRAGGQEFLTGTLEASSLLEKIEVLTCVAQYEPYKVLIIDDSRAQALHTERLLNSAGIVTRTLIEPIHAMAELADFQPDLIILDMYMPACTGTELAKVIRHNDRYVSVPIIYLSAEDDLDKQLDAMSEGGDDFLTKPIKPRHLITTVRNRAARARNLKARMVRDSLTGLYNHTHILQLLEDCSFRARRENKPLSFAMLDIDHFKRVNDSHGHPMGDRVIKSLALFLKQRLRKTDFIGRYGGEEFAIVMPDTDIESACKVLDEIRQRFAEIHYPAQPQDLWCTFSAGVVDLREDSDSLLMASQADEALYRAKNAGRNRVQAARESKQSATFSSESTDSVITL, encoded by the coding sequence ATGACCGAGCCAGAAGACCCCAGCCGTGAGCGCCTCAAGCACCACTTTGCCCAGCGGGTAATTCATCAGGCGCGTCAGATTCTTGAAATATGGCAACGCCTGCAACGCAACGAATGGTCCACCACCGACTTGTCGGAGCTGAGTGAGGCCAACCTGCGCCTGCTGCGTTTTGCCGAACGCTTCGAACAACCGGAACACACCCAGCTGGCACGCCACATCGGCCAGTCACTGGAAGCGGTGGATGCTAACCGCGGACGCCTGAGCAGCGGACTGATCACTGACCTTAATCGCCTGATGCAGCGCTTGTCCCGCACGGGCCTGCGCCATGGCGATCAATTCGAACAAACCTTCCTGCCGCCGCTGCGCAAACCGATCTACGTGATGCTGCAGGATCACGACCGGGCCGAGCGGCTGGCCAAGCAACTTGAATTCTTCGGGCTCAGCGCTCAATCCCTCGACAGTGTCGCCGCGTTCCGCGCCTCGATGGTCGAGCGTTTGCCGGCGGCGATTGTCATGGATGTCGACTTCAGTGGTGCCGGCATCGGCCTGAAACTGGCGGCCGAAGCCCAGATCGGTCTGGATGAACCGTTACCGCTACTTTTCTTCAGCCTGCACGAAACCGATACCCCGACCCGCCTCGCCGCCGTGCGCGCCGGCGGCCAGGAGTTTCTCACCGGCACCCTCGAAGCCTCGAGCCTGCTGGAAAAGATCGAAGTCCTGACCTGCGTCGCCCAGTACGAACCTTATAAAGTGCTGATCATCGACGACTCCCGCGCCCAGGCCTTGCACACCGAGCGTCTGCTCAATAGCGCCGGGATCGTCACGCGAACCTTGATCGAACCGATCCACGCCATGGCCGAACTGGCGGATTTCCAGCCGGACCTGATCATCCTCGACATGTACATGCCAGCCTGCACCGGTACTGAACTGGCCAAGGTGATCCGGCACAACGACCGCTATGTCAGCGTGCCGATCATTTATCTGTCGGCCGAAGACGATCTGGACAAGCAGCTCGACGCCATGAGCGAGGGCGGCGACGACTTCCTGACCAAGCCAATCAAGCCACGGCACCTGATCACCACCGTGCGCAACCGCGCGGCGCGGGCGCGCAATTTGAAAGCGCGGATGGTTCGCGACAGCCTGACCGGTTTGTACAACCACACCCATATTTTGCAATTGCTCGAAGATTGTTCATTCCGCGCCCGTCGCGAGAACAAGCCACTGAGCTTTGCGATGCTCGACATCGACCACTTCAAACGGGTCAACGACAGCCACGGCCATCCCATGGGCGACCGGGTGATCAAGAGCCTGGCGCTGTTCCTCAAGCAACGGTTGCGCAAGACCGACTTCATCGGCCGCTACGGCGGTGAAGAGTTCGCCATCGTCATGCCGGACACCGATATCGAATCGGCCTGCAAGGTGCTCGATGAGATCCGCCAGCGCTTTGCCGAGATTCACTACCCCGCTCAGCCCCAGGACCTCTGGTGCACCTTCAGCGCCGGCGTCGTCGATCTGCGCGAAGACTCCGACAGCCTGCTGATGGCCAGCCAGGCGGACGAGGCGCTGTACCGCGCCAAGAACGCGGGACGCAACCGTGTGCAAGCCGCGCGGGAGTCAAAGCAAAGTGCCACTTTTTCATCGGAATCGACCGATTCGGTCATAACCCTGTAA